From Pseudodesulfovibrio sp. S3, one genomic window encodes:
- a CDS encoding DUF4079 family protein — MLWIHPIMQALCLILASYVLYMGCNRFRFQHLKQKASFNWKRHVLLGKVVDWVWLAGMVLGLYMAQQSWGTLGLTGGHYLVGMFMVPLILISLVTGYILQKPGGKKPRLALTHGATNALLFLMALYQSWSGMEAVRLLLLE, encoded by the coding sequence ATGCTTTGGATACATCCGATTATGCAGGCGCTCTGCCTTATCCTTGCCTCCTATGTCCTGTACATGGGGTGCAATCGATTTCGTTTTCAGCATCTGAAGCAGAAGGCTTCCTTCAACTGGAAGCGGCACGTGCTGCTCGGTAAGGTGGTCGATTGGGTCTGGCTGGCCGGTATGGTGCTCGGTCTGTACATGGCGCAGCAAAGCTGGGGTACCCTGGGCCTGACCGGCGGCCACTATCTTGTGGGTATGTTCATGGTGCCGCTTATCCTGATCAGCCTTGTCACCGGGTATATCCTGCAAAAACCCGGCGGAAAGAAGCCCCGGTTGGCGTTGACCCACGGGGCAACCAACGCGCTTCTTTTTCTCATGGCCCTGTATCAGTCCTGGTCCGGCATGGAGGCGGTGCGACTCCTGTTGCTGGAGTAG
- a CDS encoding UbiA family prenyltransferase gives MIRDGLRLIRPRVSLAVAAGSLFGVLYHGGADPAGAVLAPVGAFALCAACSVVNQIQERGPDARMERTRNRPLASGRIPVARAALLAALLLSAGLASFFLAGGGALFLLGVVIVAVYNGVYTPLKRVTPLALLAGGVAGAAPPLTGWMAAGGQPFDPGILAVTVVFYLWQVPHFWLLAEKHRADYQRAGFAMLSASLSPAFRSRLMGVWVGAYFVGLGCLAGLAGPESLRWIVPPVLLLTGGAAAGMAATNRLRPASTAMYVSLPLGLFPLLINTL, from the coding sequence ATGATCCGGGACGGCCTGCGGCTGATCCGGCCGCGCGTGAGTCTGGCCGTGGCCGCCGGGAGCCTGTTCGGCGTGCTGTATCACGGCGGGGCTGATCCTGCCGGGGCGGTCCTGGCCCCTGTCGGGGCGTTTGCCCTGTGCGCCGCCTGTTCCGTGGTGAACCAGATTCAGGAGCGTGGGCCGGACGCACGCATGGAGCGCACCCGGAACCGCCCTCTGGCCTCTGGCCGGATACCGGTTGCACGGGCCGCCCTGCTGGCAGCGCTCCTGTTGTCGGCCGGACTGGCGAGCTTTTTTCTGGCCGGTGGAGGGGCGCTGTTCCTGCTTGGTGTGGTTATAGTGGCGGTGTACAACGGCGTGTACACCCCGTTGAAGCGGGTTACACCCCTGGCCCTGCTGGCCGGTGGGGTTGCCGGGGCCGCGCCGCCCCTGACCGGGTGGATGGCCGCAGGCGGTCAACCGTTTGATCCGGGCATCCTGGCCGTGACTGTGGTTTTCTATCTCTGGCAGGTGCCCCATTTCTGGCTGTTGGCCGAGAAGCACCGCGCCGATTACCAACGCGCCGGATTCGCCATGCTCTCCGCCTCCCTGTCTCCGGCCTTCCGTTCCCGACTCATGGGCGTGTGGGTGGGGGCGTATTTCGTGGGATTGGGCTGTCTGGCCGGGTTGGCCGGGCCGGAATCGCTTCGGTGGATAGTCCCGCCGGTCCTGCTGCTGACCGGGGGCGCGGCCGCCGGCATGGCTGCGACCAACCGGTTGCGTCCGGCGTCAACGGCCATGTATGTTTCCCTGCCGCTGGGATTGTTCCCGCTTTTAATAAACACCTTGTAG